AGGGATCTGGGAGGGAATGGAACCGCTGTTTTTCGAGCATGATCTGGTGCCGGTGATTGCCAGTGAGGAACAGCTGGCGTTCTGGATGCGGGCCGTGGCCGAGCATGGCGATCATCCATGCGCCCTGCATGTCGATACCGGCTTCAACCGGCTGGGCCTCAGCATGGACGATGCCTTGTTCCTGGCGACGGACGTTTCGCGCCCGGCCAGCTTTTCGCCGGTGTTGATTTTGAGCCATCTCGCCTGCGCAGATGATCCATCCTCGCCGATGAACCAGAAGCAATTGCAGGCTTTTCATCAGGTTAGCGCGGCTTTCGAGGGCATTGAATCAAGCCTTTCAGCCTCTGCTGGAACTTTACTCGGCCCTGATTACCATTTCGACCTCACCCGCCCCGGCATCGCGCTTTACGGTGGCGAAGCGGTCACGGACCTGCCCAACCCGATGCGCCCAGTGGTCAAGGCCGAGGCCCGCATTCTCCAGATTCGACAAGCCAATAGCGGAGAAACCGTCAGCTACGGCGCCACCTGCCAGTTGACGCGCGATAGCCGTCTGGCCATTGCCTCCGTCGGCTATGCCGATGGCTACCTGCGCAATCTCTCAGGCCACGGCACGGCATTGCGCAATACCGGATTGCCGGGGGCCTATGGCTCTATTGCCGGATACCGAGTGCCGGTTGTTGGCCGCATCACCATGGACATGACGATCTTCGACGTCAGCGACGTGCCTGAAAAAGCGATTGCCGCTGGCGATTATATCGAGCTGTTCGGACCGAACATGCCTATCGATGACGTCGCCCGGGCGGCGGGTACGATCGGCTATGAAATGCTGACCGGCCTCGGCCTGCGCTACGAGCGGCATTATCTGGAGGCCGAATAAGTCGTTAGCCCTCTTGCATAGGCCCGGCATTTCTCTTAGGTGATAGCACGTATTCACTCTTTGTTCTCATTTCTCCATCCATATTGCGGTGGGTGGGATGGTACGATGCTCGTATGAAAGGCAATGCATGGCCAAGGCAAAGACCCAATTCATCTGCCAGAACTGCGGCACGGTTCACAGCCGCTGGGCTGGCAAATGCGATGGTTGCGCGCAATGGAACACCATTGTCGAGGAAGACCCGATGGGTGGCATCGGCTCTGGTCCCGGCAAGGTGCCAAAGAAAGGCCGGGCGGTAACGCTGACCTCGCTGTCGGGCGAAATCGAGGAAGCACCACGCATTCCGACCGGCCTGTCGGAACTGGACCGGGCGACCGGCGGCGGTTTCGTGCGCGGCTCCGCCGTGCTGATTGGCGGTGATCCGGGCATCGGCAAATCCACCCTGCTGATGCAGGCCGCCGCCGCCTTGTCGCGGCAGGGCCATCGGGTCGTCTATGTCTCGGGCGAAGAAGCAGTGGCCCAGGTGCGGCTGCGTGCGCAGCGGCTGAATGCCGCCGATACCGACGTGCTGCTGGCAGCAGAAACCAATGTCGAGGACATTCTGGCGACGATTTCCGAAGGCAAACGGCCCGATCTTGTCATCATCGATTCGATCCAGACGCTCTGGAGCGATACCGCCGATTCGGCCCCAGGCACGGTCACGCAGGTGCGGACCGGGGTGCAGGCGATGATTCGTTTCGCCAAGCAGACCGGGGCCACCATGGTTCTGGTTGGCCACGTCACCAAGGAGGGCCAGATCGCCGGTCCCCGCGTCGTCGAGCACATGGTCGATGCGGTGCTATATTTCGAGGGCGACCGGGGCCACCATTACCGCATCCTGCGCACCGTCAAGAACCGTTTCGGACCCACCGACGAAATCGGCGTGTTCGAAATGTCGGATCGGGGCCTGCGCGAAGTCGCCAATCCCTCGGAACTGTTTCTGGGGGAGCGCAATGAAAAAGCGCCGGGCGCTGCGGTGTTTGCAGGCATGGAAGGCACGCGTCCAGTGTTGGTCGAAGTGCAGGCGCTGGTGGCCGCCACAGCGCTTGGCACGCCGCGCCGGGCCGTGGTCGGCTGGGATTCCAGCCGTCTGGCGATGATTCTGGCCGTACTGGAGGCCCATTGCGGTGTCAGGCTTGGCCAGCACGATGTCTATCTGAATGTGGCAGGCGGCTACCGAATCACCGAACCCGCCGCCGATATGGCAATTGCCTCGGCGCTGGTGTCATCGCTGGCGGGCGTCGCCCTGCCCGCTGATTGTGTCTATTTCGGCGAAATCAGCCTTTCGGGCGCGGTGCGGCCCGTATCGCATACGGCGCAGCGATTGAAAGAGGCTGAAAAGCTTGGCTTTTCCTCCGCCGTTTTGCCCGCCTCCTCTGTCGATCTGCCGAAACGCACCGGCAAATGGGGTGAAATCGAAAGCCTGCCGGATCTGGTGGCGCGCATTGCCGGATCGAAACTGAAATCGCGCCAGCAGGGCAATGAGGATTGAGGCAACCGGTTCGATAGCACCAGCCGCAAGCAGGTTGCGACCCTTGTCGCTCATAACGGTTGATTGCTTGTAGCCTGGAATTGACAGGGCCGGACCCCTTCCCCTACATGAACGGCAACGGACTGCAAGAGGACGCTATGGGAAAGACACGGACGGCATTGGTGACCGGCGGCGCTGGATTTCTCGGTTCCCACGTCTGCGCACGTTTGCTTGACGAAGGCTGTGATGTGGTTTGCCTGGACAATCTCCAGACCGGGCGGCGCAAAAATATCGAACCTCTGCTGACCAATCCCAAACTGTCCTTTATAAAAGCCGATGTCCGCGATCCCTTGCCGCAAGGCAATTATGACGAGATCTGGAATCTCGCCTGCCCCGCCTCGCCGCCGCAATATCAGATCGATCCTGTCGGCACGATGCTGATCAATGTGCTTGGCATGAAAAACGTGCTGGACCTGGCTGTCGCCTGCGGCGCGCGGGTGTTTCAGGCATCGACCAGCGAGATCTACGGCGATCCGCAGGTTCATCCGCAGACGGAAAGCTATCGTGGCGCAGTCAACACGATAGGGCCGCGGGCCTGCTATGACGAAGGCAAGCGCGCCGCCGAAACCCTGTGTTTCGATTATCACCGCCAGCATGGCGTTGAAATCAAGGTGGTGCGGATCTTCAACACCTATGGTCCCAACATGGACCCGCAGGATGGACGGGTGGTGTCCAACTTCATCGTCCGCGCCCTGGAAGAGGCCCCGCTGGAACTTTATGGCGGCGGCACGCAGACCCGATCCTTCTGCTATGTCGATGATCTGATCGAGGGATTTTTCCGACTGATGCGCTCCGATGCCTCGATCACCGGTCCGGTCAATATTGGCGATCCCGGCGAGTTTACCGTGCGGGAACTGGCTGACATCATTCTGGAAATGACCGGAAGCCGGTCGGTTATCATCGACAGGCCGCTGCCGAAGGACGATCCGCTGCTGCGGCGTCCCGACATCACCCTTGCCGGGCAATTGCTGGGCTGGGCGCCGAAAGTGCGGCTGCGTGAAGGGCTGAAGCGGTCGATCCCGTATTTCGCAGCGGAAACGGGACGCCCCATAAACACAAGAGCTGCCAACATCAATCTGGATACATTGTCATGAAGAATATCCTTGTTGTCGGCGGAGCCGGCTATATCGGAAGCCATGCCTGCAAGGCCTTGTCCAAGGCGGGTTACACACCTGTGGTTTATGACAACCTGGTCCACGGCCATGCGGATTCGGTCAAATGGGGTCCGTTCGAACAAGGTGACATCGCCGATGGCGCACGGCTTGATGCGGTTCTCAGCAAATACAAGCCGGAATGCGTGATGCATTTTGCCGCCTTCGCCGCCGTCGGCGAATCGGTAACGGACCCGGCAAAATATTACAACAACAACATCCATGGTTCGGTCTGCCTGCTGGACGCCATGCGCCGCAACGGCGTTGACACCATCGTGTTTTCCTCGACCTGCGCCACCTATGGCGAGGTCAAAAGCCTGCCGATTGTCGAGGAAGCACCGCAGA
The nucleotide sequence above comes from Agrobacterium vitis. Encoded proteins:
- the alr gene encoding alanine racemase; translation: MSASSFSIPPSDEFLTAPLRVTIDLQALADNWRDMAKRSGKARAGAVVKADGYGIGIEDAGQTLYNTGARDFFVALPSEGATLRTYAPDARIFVLSGIWEGMEPLFFEHDLVPVIASEEQLAFWMRAVAEHGDHPCALHVDTGFNRLGLSMDDALFLATDVSRPASFSPVLILSHLACADDPSSPMNQKQLQAFHQVSAAFEGIESSLSASAGTLLGPDYHFDLTRPGIALYGGEAVTDLPNPMRPVVKAEARILQIRQANSGETVSYGATCQLTRDSRLAIASVGYADGYLRNLSGHGTALRNTGLPGAYGSIAGYRVPVVGRITMDMTIFDVSDVPEKAIAAGDYIELFGPNMPIDDVARAAGTIGYEMLTGLGLRYERHYLEAE
- the radA gene encoding DNA repair protein RadA → MAKAKTQFICQNCGTVHSRWAGKCDGCAQWNTIVEEDPMGGIGSGPGKVPKKGRAVTLTSLSGEIEEAPRIPTGLSELDRATGGGFVRGSAVLIGGDPGIGKSTLLMQAAAALSRQGHRVVYVSGEEAVAQVRLRAQRLNAADTDVLLAAETNVEDILATISEGKRPDLVIIDSIQTLWSDTADSAPGTVTQVRTGVQAMIRFAKQTGATMVLVGHVTKEGQIAGPRVVEHMVDAVLYFEGDRGHHYRILRTVKNRFGPTDEIGVFEMSDRGLREVANPSELFLGERNEKAPGAAVFAGMEGTRPVLVEVQALVAATALGTPRRAVVGWDSSRLAMILAVLEAHCGVRLGQHDVYLNVAGGYRITEPAADMAIASALVSSLAGVALPADCVYFGEISLSGAVRPVSHTAQRLKEAEKLGFSSAVLPASSVDLPKRTGKWGEIESLPDLVARIAGSKLKSRQQGNED
- a CDS encoding UDP-glucuronic acid decarboxylase family protein — translated: MGKTRTALVTGGAGFLGSHVCARLLDEGCDVVCLDNLQTGRRKNIEPLLTNPKLSFIKADVRDPLPQGNYDEIWNLACPASPPQYQIDPVGTMLINVLGMKNVLDLAVACGARVFQASTSEIYGDPQVHPQTESYRGAVNTIGPRACYDEGKRAAETLCFDYHRQHGVEIKVVRIFNTYGPNMDPQDGRVVSNFIVRALEEAPLELYGGGTQTRSFCYVDDLIEGFFRLMRSDASITGPVNIGDPGEFTVRELADIILEMTGSRSVIIDRPLPKDDPLLRRPDITLAGQLLGWAPKVRLREGLKRSIPYFAAETGRPINTRAANINLDTLS